A region from the Melioribacter roseus P3M-2 genome encodes:
- a CDS encoding glycogen synthase, which produces MRESRPLKVAFVASEVYPYAKTGGLADVSGSLPAELSSLGNEVKVFMPKYNTFGELEHGLKYRWDIGEIPVRVAGRVVPVHVHTAMLPNNNPGEESNVEVYFVDCPQYFHRFRLYTNDADEDERFILFMKGVIEILQRLQWAPDIIHCNDWQTALIPLLLKDNYGWDRLFHNTATVFTIHNIAYQGRFPKSSFAKAEIREEYYLHGGIGEYQGGVNFLKTAIYTANVINTVSENYARELLTQEYGEGMHEYLSHRINDFYGILNGVDYNVWNPETDKYIPYNYSIDSLDDKKKNKEYLLEHFNLPADDKPLIGMISRMVDQKGFDIMAYVINDLMNLDVRWIVLGSGEKKYEDMFYYLAGKYRDRIAVYIGYNNELAHLIEAGADIFLMPSKFEPCGLNQIYSMKYGTVPVVRKTGGLADTVLDWNEYLSQGKEIGTGYSFLDYNGHALLHSVQRAIHDYYLKDVWRKIQINGMSKDYSWRRSAEKYVDLYKKALVNNSNT; this is translated from the coding sequence ATGCGGGAATCCAGACCTTTAAAAGTTGCTTTCGTTGCGAGCGAAGTTTATCCGTATGCAAAAACGGGCGGTTTAGCCGACGTGTCGGGTTCGTTGCCTGCAGAATTGTCGTCCCTTGGGAACGAAGTTAAGGTGTTTATGCCGAAATACAATACTTTCGGGGAACTCGAACACGGCTTGAAATACAGATGGGATATCGGCGAAATTCCCGTGCGCGTTGCCGGCAGAGTCGTTCCGGTTCACGTTCATACCGCAATGCTGCCGAATAACAATCCGGGCGAAGAGTCGAATGTGGAAGTCTACTTTGTCGATTGCCCGCAATATTTTCACCGTTTCCGTCTTTATACAAACGATGCGGACGAGGACGAACGTTTTATCCTTTTTATGAAAGGAGTTATCGAAATTCTGCAAAGACTCCAGTGGGCTCCGGATATAATCCATTGCAACGATTGGCAAACCGCGCTCATTCCTTTGCTGTTAAAGGATAATTACGGCTGGGACAGATTGTTTCATAATACGGCGACGGTATTTACAATTCACAATATTGCGTATCAGGGACGCTTTCCTAAATCCTCCTTTGCCAAAGCCGAAATAAGAGAAGAATATTATTTGCACGGCGGTATCGGCGAATACCAGGGCGGGGTAAATTTTTTGAAGACCGCAATTTATACGGCTAATGTAATCAATACGGTTAGCGAAAATTACGCGCGCGAACTCCTTACTCAGGAATACGGCGAGGGAATGCACGAGTATCTCAGTCACAGAATAAACGACTTTTACGGTATATTAAACGGCGTCGATTATAACGTCTGGAATCCCGAAACGGATAAGTATATTCCGTATAATTATTCGATCGATAGTTTGGACGACAAAAAGAAAAACAAGGAATATCTTCTCGAACATTTTAATTTGCCTGCGGACGACAAGCCTTTGATCGGAATGATTTCCCGCATGGTCGACCAAAAGGGTTTCGATATAATGGCGTATGTTATTAACGATCTGATGAATCTGGACGTCAGGTGGATTGTGCTCGGCAGCGGCGAAAAAAAATACGAAGATATGTTTTATTACCTGGCGGGAAAATATCGCGACAGGATTGCCGTTTATATCGGCTATAATAACGAGTTGGCTCATTTGATAGAAGCCGGAGCGGATATTTTTCTTATGCCCTCGAAGTTCGAACCGTGCGGATTGAATCAAATCTACTCGATGAAATACGGCACGGTTCCGGTCGTTAGAAAAACAGGCGGACTTGCAGATACGGTATTGGACTGGAACGAATATCTCTCTCAGGGTAAAGAAATCGGCACGGGTTATTCTTTCCTGGATTACAACGGACATGCACTGCTTCATTCGGTTCAACGCGCAATACACGATTATTATTTGAAAGACGTCTGGCGCAAAATTCAAATAAACGGTATGAGCAAAGATTACTCCTGGCGGCGGTCAGCCGAAAAGTATGTGGACCTTTATAAAAAGGCGCTTGTAAACAATTCGAATACTTGA
- a CDS encoding metallophosphoesterase, which yields MKFTQMILFFGIVFAVYGLINYYIIRRLLSVVPEQYKGIALVVSLFVVLSYFVGRVLENYWISYLSDFLVWVGSFWIAIMFYSFLALLLVDLIRLINWAIPFLPEVLFKNPLKTKQYVALIISVFVIIMVGGGHITTRMIQIKKYNLHINKNAKHLKSLNIVMASDLHLGTINGSNFAYKVVDRINKLNPDIILFAGDIIDEDIEPVLKDNVGDALVRLKAKYGVYGITGNHEYIGGVNKAVEYLNNHNIKMIRDGYALIDDSFYVVGRDDRASSRFSDYKRKSLEEILSDVDKSLPVIMMDHQPFNLEEAQNNGVDLQLSGHTHNGQLWPLNYILKKIYELPWGYKMKGNTHYYVSCGVGGWGPPVRTGSAPEIVQIELNFTGD from the coding sequence ATGAAATTTACACAAATGATTTTATTCTTCGGAATCGTTTTTGCCGTTTACGGCTTAATAAATTACTACATAATAAGAAGACTGCTTTCGGTTGTGCCCGAACAATACAAGGGAATTGCGCTTGTCGTATCATTGTTCGTTGTTCTCTCTTATTTTGTCGGCAGGGTTCTCGAAAACTACTGGATTTCTTACCTTAGCGATTTTCTCGTTTGGGTCGGTTCGTTCTGGATTGCCATAATGTTTTATTCTTTCCTCGCTCTTTTGCTCGTTGATCTTATTAGACTAATCAATTGGGCGATTCCGTTTTTGCCCGAAGTTCTTTTTAAGAATCCTTTGAAAACAAAACAATACGTCGCGCTGATAATTTCCGTATTTGTAATTATTATGGTTGGCGGCGGGCATATTACCACGCGTATGATTCAGATTAAAAAATATAATTTGCATATCAATAAAAATGCAAAGCATCTGAAATCGCTCAACATTGTTATGGCGTCCGACTTACATCTCGGCACAATCAACGGCAGTAACTTTGCATATAAAGTAGTAGACAGAATCAATAAACTTAATCCCGACATAATCTTGTTTGCAGGCGATATAATAGACGAAGATATTGAACCCGTTCTGAAAGACAATGTTGGCGACGCTCTGGTCAGGTTAAAAGCAAAATACGGCGTCTACGGAATAACCGGCAACCACGAGTATATCGGCGGAGTAAACAAAGCGGTCGAATATCTGAATAATCATAACATCAAAATGATCAGAGACGGTTATGCGCTGATCGACGACAGCTTTTACGTGGTGGGGCGCGACGACAGAGCAAGCAGCCGTTTCTCCGATTACAAAAGAAAAAGCCTGGAAGAAATTTTGTCGGACGTAGATAAATCTCTGCCTGTTATTATGATGGATCATCAACCGTTTAATCTGGAGGAGGCTCAGAATAACGGCGTCGATTTACAATTGTCGGGGCATACTCACAACGGTCAGCTCTGGCCATTGAATTATATCTTGAAAAAGATCTACGAGTTGCCGTGGGGTTATAAAATGAAGGGCAATACGCACTATTATGTTTCCTGCGGCGTGGGCGGATGGGGTCCGCCCGTAAGAACGGGGAGCGCTCCCGAAATTGTTCAAATCGAACTGAACTTTACGGGCGACTGA
- a CDS encoding HAD family acid phosphatase, with protein sequence MKYGILKISLIFFFVACQPELVNLDKAKKAVAEYYDYGTYEKDCKKLIDEAVEFIETIDPYDSNAVVFDIDETALDNYRYIKSIGFGYILDEWNKWVNRAEAPPNKEVKRFYDYLRSKKIRIIFLSGRHEETYQATVKNLRSAGYTEYDTLIIRNDNELNVSASEFKSRIRKELAEKGYRIIANIGDQKSDFEGGYSGYVIKLPNYLYQVD encoded by the coding sequence ATGAAATACGGAATTCTCAAAATATCGTTGATTTTCTTCTTCGTTGCCTGCCAGCCGGAGTTGGTTAATCTCGACAAAGCAAAAAAAGCCGTAGCGGAGTATTACGATTACGGGACGTATGAGAAGGATTGCAAAAAATTAATCGACGAGGCAGTCGAATTTATTGAAACGATCGACCCGTACGACAGCAATGCAGTGGTATTCGACATCGACGAAACAGCTCTCGACAATTACCGTTATATAAAGTCGATCGGTTTCGGATACATACTCGACGAGTGGAATAAATGGGTAAATCGCGCCGAAGCGCCGCCGAACAAAGAAGTAAAAAGATTTTACGATTATCTCCGTTCGAAAAAGATTCGGATAATCTTTCTTTCCGGGAGGCACGAGGAAACTTATCAAGCGACGGTAAAAAATTTGCGCTCGGCGGGCTATACGGAATACGATACGTTAATTATCAGAAACGACAACGAGCTGAATGTGTCCGCTTCCGAATTTAAGAGCAGAATAAGAAAAGAGCTCGCTGAAAAAGGTTACCGTATTATTGCAAATATCGGCGATCAGAAGAGCGACTTCGAAGGCGGTTATTCCGGTTATGTAATTAAACTGCCCAACTATCTTTATCAAGTTGATTGA
- the hslU gene encoding ATP-dependent protease ATPase subunit HslU: MNNNMHQLTPSQIVKELDKFIIGQDDAKRAVAIALRNRWRRQQVEEKMREEIMPNNIILIGPTGVGKTEIARRLAKLANAPFVKVEASKFTEVGYVGRDVESMIRDLTEIAVSMVRAEKTAEVRDKAEKLAEERILDQLIPPLRRPSKTDDESLSEEIQNEKTREWMREKLRNGELDDRMIEFDITAPAFGMQVLGPMGMDDMTSNIQDMLSSMIPKKKKKRKTTIKEARKILAQEEAEKLIDMDAVQREAVQRVQESGIVFIDEIDKIAGAKSQHGPDVSREGVQRDLLPIVEGSTVNTKYGPVKTDHILFIASGAFHVSKPSDLIPELQGRFPIRVELKSLTEEDFIKILTIPENALLKQYTALLQTEGVTINFNNEAIKEIAKTAAIVNEQVENIGARRLHTILTTLLEDILFDVPDKMPDSAIEIDGEMVNKKLEKIVTNRDLSKYIL, from the coding sequence ATGAACAACAACATGCACCAACTTACGCCTTCTCAAATCGTAAAAGAACTCGATAAATTTATAATCGGTCAGGACGACGCAAAACGCGCAGTCGCCATTGCATTGCGCAACAGATGGCGCCGTCAACAGGTAGAAGAAAAAATGCGCGAAGAAATAATGCCGAATAATATTATCCTGATCGGACCGACCGGCGTAGGCAAAACCGAGATAGCCCGCAGGCTCGCAAAACTTGCCAACGCCCCTTTCGTTAAAGTAGAGGCTTCTAAGTTTACCGAAGTCGGATACGTCGGCAGAGACGTTGAATCGATGATACGGGATTTAACGGAAATTGCCGTAAGTATGGTAAGAGCCGAAAAGACTGCCGAAGTTCGGGATAAAGCGGAAAAGCTTGCCGAAGAAAGAATCCTCGATCAGCTTATTCCGCCTTTGAGACGTCCTTCGAAAACCGACGACGAAAGTTTGTCCGAAGAAATTCAAAACGAAAAAACACGCGAATGGATGCGCGAAAAACTTCGGAACGGAGAGCTCGACGACCGTATGATCGAATTCGACATTACAGCTCCCGCTTTCGGAATGCAGGTGCTCGGTCCGATGGGAATGGACGACATGACTTCGAACATACAGGATATGCTCAGCAGCATGATTCCCAAAAAGAAAAAGAAGAGAAAAACAACTATCAAAGAAGCGCGTAAAATTTTGGCTCAGGAAGAAGCCGAAAAGTTAATCGATATGGACGCAGTTCAGAGAGAAGCAGTACAGCGAGTGCAGGAATCCGGCATTGTATTTATCGACGAAATAGATAAAATTGCCGGAGCCAAAAGCCAGCACGGACCGGACGTTTCGCGCGAAGGCGTTCAAAGAGATTTATTGCCTATCGTAGAAGGCTCTACTGTGAATACAAAATACGGTCCCGTAAAAACCGACCATATTCTTTTCATCGCCTCGGGAGCTTTTCATGTTTCCAAACCTTCGGATTTGATTCCAGAACTTCAGGGCCGCTTTCCGATTCGCGTCGAATTAAAAAGCCTTACCGAAGAAGATTTTATTAAGATTCTCACTATACCGGAGAATGCGCTTCTCAAACAATACACAGCATTACTTCAAACCGAAGGCGTTACTATTAATTTCAACAACGAAGCAATCAAAGAAATCGCCAAAACAGCCGCCATAGTAAACGAACAGGTGGAAAATATCGGCGCCCGCAGACTCCACACAATTCTCACTACTTTGCTCGAAGATATTTTGTTCGACGTGCCGGATAAAATGCCCGATAGCGCAATCGAAATAGACGGCGAAATGGTAAACAAAAAATTAGAGAAAATTGTAACAAACAGGGATTTGAGTAAATATATCTTATAA
- the hslV gene encoding ATP-dependent protease subunit HslV has protein sequence MKVRSTTILGVIKDGKAALGGDGQVTLGNTVMKHNSKKIRKLLDGKVLCGFAGSTADAFTLLNRFEEKLEAYRGNIERAVVELAKDWRTDKYLRRLEAMLAIISNEKAFIVSGTGDVIEPEDNIVAIGSGGMYALAAAKMLKKHSNLSAKEIVQEALNTAAEICIYTNDKITIEEIDK, from the coding sequence ATGAAAGTAAGATCAACGACAATACTCGGCGTAATTAAAGACGGCAAAGCCGCTTTGGGCGGCGACGGTCAGGTTACTTTGGGCAATACGGTAATGAAGCACAATTCGAAAAAAATTCGTAAACTTTTGGACGGGAAGGTATTGTGCGGATTTGCGGGCTCGACCGCCGACGCTTTTACTCTCTTAAATCGTTTTGAAGAAAAACTCGAAGCCTACAGGGGGAACATCGAAAGAGCCGTGGTCGAGCTGGCAAAAGACTGGAGAACCGACAAATATTTAAGACGCCTCGAAGCGATGCTGGCAATCATATCGAACGAAAAGGCTTTCATCGTTTCGGGAACCGGCGACGTTATCGAACCGGAAGACAATATCGTGGCAATCGGCAGCGGCGGAATGTACGCCCTGGCAGCGGCTAAAATGCTAAAAAAACACAGCAACTTATCGGCTAAAGAGATTGTTCAAGAAGCGTTAAATACAGCGGCGGAAATATGTATTTATACTAACGATAAAATTACCATAGAAGAAATAGACAAATGA
- a CDS encoding methyltransferase family protein: MILFDIIGIVGLFSIFAITHTLLASKKIKLALKEKLGGAIAFYRFFYNVTSIIFFLLFYLIAPKPGITVYDLHYPYDIITFVFQVLSFLGIIISAKPIDLLEFAGIRQIVRYLKGGYDENDLDEKQPLITGGIYKYIRHPIYLFTILFLGFRPAMDLFYFVTFICVVIYFYIGSIFEEERLKEKYGKEYEEYIKNTPRIFPWKIKKGI; encoded by the coding sequence ATGATTTTATTCGACATTATTGGCATCGTCGGACTTTTCTCGATATTTGCTATTACACACACGTTGCTCGCGTCAAAAAAGATAAAACTCGCTCTAAAAGAGAAGCTCGGCGGAGCCATTGCATTCTATCGTTTTTTTTACAATGTTACTTCGATTATCTTTTTCCTTTTGTTCTATTTAATCGCTCCCAAACCGGGCATAACGGTCTACGACTTACATTATCCCTATGATATTATTACATTTGTGTTTCAGGTTCTTTCTTTTCTGGGAATTATCATATCGGCAAAACCGATCGACTTGCTCGAATTCGCGGGAATACGTCAGATCGTCAGGTATCTTAAAGGCGGTTATGATGAAAACGACCTTGACGAAAAGCAGCCGTTGATTACCGGCGGAATATATAAATACATACGGCATCCGATCTATCTTTTTACAATACTGTTTCTCGGATTCCGTCCGGCAATGGATTTGTTTTATTTTGTAACGTTCATATGCGTCGTTATTTATTTTTATATCGGTTCGATATTCGAAGAAGAAAGGCTGAAAGAAAAATACGGAAAAGAATATGAGGAATATATAAAAAATACGCCTCGAATTTTCCCATGGAAGATTAAAAAAGGAATTTAA
- the rpoN gene encoding RNA polymerase factor sigma-54 has protein sequence MLSLQQKMSLQQKLSPQQIQYQKLLQLNTLALEQRIKTELELNPILEETLEDEMELEQLEEEPEKDNDSDEEEEEQFDNSEDEFDLEDFMNDSEYEQEFERLNKNNDEEKVYPVAMQRKSMRDNLIDQLHMLDLTEEEMILGENIIGALDKDGYFKEDLEKLVKDLKLFEGIEVSLEDAEKVLKKIQTLEPVGIAARNLQECLLIQIRNSSYDPYYSYIAEKILSEHFEDFINKRFDIIQKNLNLSTDTLKSALAIIQKLNPKPGEGNIDSEQINQITPDFIIEKVDDNYIVTLNDRAVPSVTISKTYLEMLENNKRKRKIPKREKEAHKFLREKFESAKWFIASLQQRRQTLMKIMQAILEKQYEFFENGPKYLKPMIYKDIADEIGMDISTISRVVNGKYVQSPQGIHELKYFFSEGLSTDDGNEISNKHIKELIKEICENEPKDKPYSDDKIASILQEKGIHIARRTVAKYREQLKIPVARLRKKII, from the coding sequence ATGTTATCGTTGCAACAAAAAATGTCATTGCAGCAAAAATTATCGCCCCAGCAAATACAATATCAGAAACTGCTTCAATTGAACACTCTTGCGCTCGAGCAAAGAATCAAAACCGAGCTCGAACTCAATCCGATACTCGAAGAAACTCTCGAAGACGAGATGGAACTCGAACAGTTGGAAGAAGAACCCGAAAAAGATAATGACTCGGACGAAGAGGAAGAAGAACAGTTTGACAACTCGGAAGACGAGTTCGACTTGGAAGACTTTATGAACGATTCCGAGTACGAACAAGAATTCGAACGCCTCAATAAAAACAACGACGAGGAAAAAGTTTATCCCGTAGCCATGCAGCGAAAATCGATGCGCGACAATTTGATCGACCAGCTGCATATGCTCGATCTGACGGAAGAAGAAATGATTCTGGGCGAGAATATTATCGGCGCGCTCGACAAAGACGGTTACTTCAAAGAAGACCTCGAAAAATTGGTAAAAGACCTGAAACTTTTCGAGGGCATCGAAGTGAGCCTGGAAGACGCAGAAAAAGTCCTGAAGAAAATACAGACTTTGGAGCCCGTCGGCATTGCGGCTCGCAATCTCCAGGAATGCCTGCTAATTCAAATACGCAACTCGTCTTACGACCCGTATTATTCATACATAGCGGAAAAAATTCTGAGCGAGCATTTCGAAGATTTTATCAACAAACGCTTTGACATTATTCAGAAAAACCTGAATCTCTCAACCGACACTCTTAAATCGGCGCTGGCTATTATCCAAAAATTAAATCCCAAGCCCGGCGAAGGAAATATCGACTCGGAGCAGATCAACCAGATCACGCCCGATTTCATTATCGAAAAAGTGGACGACAATTATATCGTCACACTCAACGACAGAGCCGTTCCTTCGGTTACGATAAGCAAGACGTACCTTGAAATGCTGGAAAACAACAAGCGAAAGAGGAAAATACCGAAACGAGAAAAGGAAGCCCACAAGTTTCTGAGAGAAAAATTCGAATCGGCAAAATGGTTTATCGCATCGCTGCAGCAGCGCAGGCAAACTCTCATGAAAATAATGCAGGCAATTTTAGAAAAACAATACGAGTTTTTCGAAAACGGGCCTAAATATCTCAAGCCGATGATTTATAAAGACATTGCCGACGAAATAGGAATGGACATTTCCACGATAAGCAGAGTGGTAAACGGCAAATACGTGCAAAGCCCCCAGGGCATTCACGAATTGAAATATTTCTTCAGCGAAGGACTTTCCACGGACGACGGCAACGAAATATCGAACAAGCACATAAAAGAATTGATAAAAGAAATTTGCGAAAACGAGCCGAAAGACAAACCGTACAGCGACGACAAAATAGCAAGCATTCTTCAAGAAAAAGGGATACACATTGCCCGGAGAACCGTTGCCAAATACAGAGAACAGTTGAAAATTCCGGTAGCGCGTCTGCGTAAAAAAATAATATGA
- a CDS encoding DUF3109 family protein, with protein MNNRLIEIDNVIINKEIIETKFTCDLNKCKGACCTMESKYGAPLLEEEIEIIGKNLEIIKEFLPPEHIEAIDREGFWFQEHGEFMTRSLNDRACVFVVHENDIALCGIERAYKAGKIDFVKPVSCHLFPIRISNFGGPVLRYEKYEECLPALTKGKETSTTIIEFCREALARVFGSDWLAKFKKVTE; from the coding sequence ATGAACAATCGCTTAATCGAAATAGACAACGTTATTATAAACAAAGAGATAATCGAAACGAAATTCACATGCGATTTGAACAAATGCAAAGGCGCATGTTGTACGATGGAAAGCAAATACGGAGCGCCTCTTCTGGAAGAAGAAATTGAGATCATTGGCAAAAACCTCGAAATTATTAAAGAATTTCTCCCTCCCGAACATATCGAGGCGATAGATCGGGAAGGATTCTGGTTTCAGGAGCACGGCGAATTTATGACCAGAAGCTTGAACGACAGAGCTTGCGTGTTTGTGGTCCACGAAAACGATATTGCTCTTTGCGGCATCGAAAGAGCTTACAAAGCAGGAAAAATCGACTTTGTCAAACCGGTTTCGTGCCATCTGTTTCCGATCAGAATTTCCAATTTCGGGGGTCCCGTGCTTCGATACGAAAAGTACGAGGAATGTCTTCCCGCATTGACCAAAGGGAAAGAAACATCGACAACAATAATAGAGTTTTGCCGCGAAGCTCTTGCTCGGGTTTTCGGCAGCGACTGGTTAGCAAAATTTAAAAAAGTAACGGAGTAG
- a CDS encoding response regulator transcription factor, whose amino-acid sequence MTAPDELKGKRILLIEDEESLAIGLEYNLSEEGYIVDWAKNGREGIEKINTGNYDLIIVDLMLPYHDGFEITKLIRSRDVQMPVLILTARSSNEDKIKGLDYGADDYVVKPFNLKELLLRIERMLRRKSWYKNLEKTGETFRFGNNRVNFINLECAAGEKTFRLTPKEAMLLKYLAENSSRIISRKELLENVWNLNSDVETRTVDIFISRLRKYFEPDPENPVYFKSVRGAGYIFEPGN is encoded by the coding sequence ATGACGGCGCCCGATGAATTAAAAGGCAAACGAATTTTATTAATCGAAGACGAAGAATCTCTGGCAATAGGCCTCGAATACAATTTAAGCGAGGAAGGATATATTGTTGACTGGGCTAAAAACGGCAGGGAGGGAATTGAAAAAATTAACACGGGAAATTACGATCTGATTATTGTCGATTTAATGCTTCCTTATCACGACGGTTTTGAAATTACGAAATTGATTCGCAGCAGAGACGTCCAAATGCCGGTTTTGATTCTTACCGCGCGCTCTTCAAATGAGGATAAAATAAAAGGACTCGATTACGGAGCCGACGATTATGTGGTCAAGCCGTTTAATTTAAAAGAATTGCTGCTGAGAATAGAAAGAATGTTGAGAAGAAAGTCCTGGTATAAAAATCTGGAAAAGACGGGCGAAACTTTTCGATTCGGCAACAACCGGGTCAATTTTATAAATCTCGAATGCGCCGCCGGCGAAAAAACATTCAGACTTACTCCCAAAGAAGCAATGTTATTAAAATACCTGGCGGAAAACAGCTCGAGGATAATTTCGAGAAAAGAGCTTCTCGAAAATGTCTGGAATCTGAATTCCGACGTCGAAACCCGGACGGTAGACATTTTCATTTCGCGATTGAGAAAATATTTCGAACCCGACCCCGAAAATCCGGTTTACTTCAAAAGCGTGCGCGGCGCGGGATATATATTCGAACCCGGCAATTAA
- a CDS encoding sensor histidine kinase — protein MKRTNSHLYIIIAFVIAQIAWLGLLALWIYWYVTNYIVFEQVGEKLSPLIDIQTPNVFVFTAGIILIVGIAVVMFIFFRNLSVQYKLTNLYDNFIATVTHELKSPLSSLRLFLETMAYKNVSEEKRKDFLSLMMKDVKRLDNLINTILEISKLEQKKIVHDRREYKAGILFEELVNESILNLSVPEGVVSYECSSVSYCSADKKALQIVIDNLISNALKYSKEAPTINVSVKDNRKKIIIDISDNGIGIPQQYQKKIFNKFFRIDSVNMPNVKGTGLGLYWTKEIIKQHKGSISVHSNGLNKGSTFRIELPALKNKG, from the coding sequence ATGAAAAGAACAAATTCTCATCTCTACATAATTATAGCTTTCGTTATAGCACAAATCGCGTGGCTCGGCTTACTGGCTTTGTGGATTTATTGGTATGTAACCAATTACATAGTTTTCGAGCAGGTAGGCGAAAAACTTTCTCCTTTAATCGACATTCAAACCCCAAACGTTTTTGTTTTCACGGCGGGAATAATTCTTATTGTCGGCATTGCGGTAGTCATGTTTATTTTCTTCCGGAATCTTTCGGTTCAGTACAAACTCACAAATTTATACGACAATTTTATTGCCACGGTTACTCACGAATTGAAATCGCCGCTCTCTTCGTTGAGACTATTTCTCGAAACCATGGCCTACAAGAATGTGAGCGAGGAGAAGCGGAAAGATTTTCTTTCGCTAATGATGAAGGACGTCAAACGTCTCGATAATTTGATAAACACTATACTCGAAATTTCCAAACTGGAACAAAAAAAGATAGTGCACGACAGACGGGAATACAAAGCCGGCATCCTGTTCGAAGAACTGGTAAACGAATCGATTTTAAATTTATCCGTTCCGGAAGGCGTAGTAAGTTATGAATGCTCTTCGGTTTCATATTGCTCGGCCGATAAAAAAGCTTTGCAGATAGTCATCGACAATTTGATCAGCAACGCTTTGAAGTATTCTAAGGAAGCTCCCACTATCAACGTTTCCGTTAAAGACAACAGAAAAAAAATAATTATCGACATAAGCGACAACGGAATTGGCATTCCCCAGCAATATCAGAAAAAAATATTCAATAAATTTTTCCGGATCGATTCGGTTAACATGCCGAACGTAAAAGGAACCGGTTTGGGTTTATATTGGACAAAGGAAATCATAAAACAGCATAAAGGCTCCATAAGCGTACACAGCAATGGTTTGAACAAAGGCTCTACTTTTAGAATTGAACTTCCGGCTTTAAAAAACAAGGGATAA